The following proteins are co-located in the Halarcobacter sp. genome:
- the mfd gene encoding transcription-repair coupling factor — MKNIYEFLKNLKDNKELKNCQLLVVNDDKQAQVANDIVSFLGFESFVLSDFRANFGDDLLSFSTELQDITKVLNEYYSYKKENKILISPIRTISFPMPKENCFDSFEISFADTLNIEELKTKLYNWGYYFVDIVTSESEVSIRGDIIDICPLGSETGYRVSLFDDEVESIRKFDIEDQKSFKEEIETFKITPAFLALDEKKLDEINEQIEKVESDAFIKDIHSLGFWYLDELGEYLPQKLNSYITQEALEELEEVYVFEDKRINKDKFLTLPQIFKAKNYQEIAPANVKEFLTFHENKKVTIISSTEAKVKAFDLDLSNKDINYVFDSYILNLVSDDEVIISLNKEIKKRRKKKIKLVLDELQNGDFVVHEKHGIGQYQGIEPVVVMGAKRDFVVVTYAGDDKLLLPVENIDTIDRYVADGSSYAVVDKLGKGSFAKLKEKVKDKLFAIANDIIKIAAARELVNGIKINTDKKLLTDFVYTAGFEYTKDQKRSVNEIFEDLSSGRVMDRLLSGDVGFGKTEVAMNALLATVLDGYQAIFVCPTTLLCSQHFHGIQKRFENYGIKMAKLDGKSTAKEKTQIKKDLASGKLQLVIGTHSLLSVKTNNLALVIIDEEHKFGVKQKEKLKALRDDVHIFSMSATPIPRTLNLALSKLKGMSSLLTPPQERLGVRTYVKEYSDKLIKEIILREKRRGGQLFYVHNNIASIDAKKADIEEVVPNIKIEVIHSKIKPADAEKIVERFDNKEFDILLATSIVESGLHLPNANSIIIDGADRFGIADLHQLRGRVGRSDKEGFCYYVVEDKKKITNDAIKRLVALESNSYLGSGTALAHQDLEIRGGGNIIGEAQSGHIKQIGYGLYLKMLEDALATLSGDTKEEAKTVDIKLAISAYISSDYIVEDRVRLELYRRLSKCQNRDEVYIIEEEMEDRFGKPDTPTKQFLELIIIKILALSKSIKTISSYEMNVTFTKSDDTKETIKSPSKDDDDIIDTTLKYLRK, encoded by the coding sequence TTGAAAAATATTTATGAATTTCTAAAGAATTTAAAAGATAATAAAGAGTTAAAAAACTGCCAACTTTTAGTTGTAAATGATGACAAACAAGCACAAGTTGCCAATGATATAGTTTCTTTTTTAGGGTTTGAATCTTTTGTATTATCCGATTTTAGAGCAAATTTTGGAGATGACTTATTATCTTTTTCAACTGAACTTCAAGATATAACAAAAGTTTTAAACGAGTATTACTCTTATAAAAAAGAGAATAAAATATTAATTTCACCCATTAGAACAATATCATTTCCTATGCCAAAAGAGAATTGTTTTGATTCTTTTGAAATCTCTTTTGCTGATACTTTAAATATTGAAGAGTTAAAAACAAAACTTTATAACTGGGGATACTATTTTGTTGATATAGTTACATCTGAATCAGAGGTTTCTATTAGAGGAGATATAATTGATATTTGTCCTTTAGGAAGTGAAACTGGATATAGAGTATCCTTATTTGATGATGAAGTTGAGAGTATTAGGAAGTTTGATATAGAAGATCAGAAGTCATTTAAAGAAGAGATTGAAACTTTTAAAATAACACCAGCTTTTTTGGCCTTAGATGAAAAAAAACTTGATGAGATAAATGAACAAATTGAAAAAGTGGAATCGGATGCTTTTATAAAAGATATCCACTCCCTTGGGTTTTGGTATCTTGATGAATTGGGTGAATATTTACCACAAAAATTAAACTCATATATTACTCAAGAGGCTTTAGAGGAACTTGAAGAGGTATATGTTTTTGAAGATAAAAGAATAAACAAAGACAAGTTTTTAACTCTTCCTCAAATCTTTAAAGCTAAAAATTATCAAGAGATAGCACCTGCAAATGTAAAAGAGTTCTTGACTTTCCATGAAAATAAAAAAGTAACTATAATCTCTTCAACAGAAGCAAAAGTTAAAGCTTTTGATTTGGATCTTTCAAACAAAGATATAAATTATGTTTTTGATTCATATATTTTAAATCTTGTTAGTGATGATGAAGTTATTATTTCACTAAATAAAGAGATTAAAAAAAGAAGAAAAAAGAAAATAAAACTTGTACTTGATGAGCTACAAAATGGAGATTTTGTTGTTCATGAAAAACATGGTATTGGTCAATATCAAGGAATTGAACCTGTTGTTGTAATGGGAGCAAAAAGAGATTTTGTAGTTGTAACTTATGCTGGTGATGACAAGCTTTTACTTCCAGTAGAAAATATAGATACTATTGATAGATATGTTGCAGATGGAAGCTCCTATGCTGTTGTTGATAAGCTTGGGAAAGGTAGCTTTGCAAAACTAAAAGAGAAGGTAAAAGATAAGTTATTTGCCATTGCAAATGATATTATAAAAATAGCAGCTGCAAGGGAACTTGTAAATGGTATAAAGATAAATACCGACAAAAAGCTATTGACAGATTTTGTATATACAGCTGGCTTTGAATATACCAAAGATCAAAAAAGAAGTGTAAATGAAATCTTTGAAGACTTAAGTTCTGGTAGAGTTATGGATAGACTTTTAAGTGGAGATGTTGGATTTGGTAAAACAGAAGTTGCTATGAATGCTTTATTAGCAACTGTTTTAGATGGATACCAAGCTATTTTTGTATGTCCCACAACACTACTTTGTTCTCAACATTTTCATGGGATTCAAAAAAGATTTGAAAACTATGGAATCAAAATGGCTAAACTTGATGGTAAAAGTACAGCAAAAGAGAAAACCCAAATCAAAAAAGATTTAGCAAGTGGAAAATTACAACTAGTTATAGGAACCCACTCTTTACTTAGTGTAAAAACTAACAATTTAGCACTTGTAATAATAGATGAAGAACATAAATTTGGAGTAAAACAAAAAGAGAAATTAAAAGCTTTAAGGGATGATGTTCATATCTTCTCTATGAGTGCGACACCAATTCCAAGAACTTTAAATCTAGCTCTTAGTAAATTAAAAGGGATGAGTTCGCTTTTAACTCCCCCACAAGAAAGACTAGGGGTTAGAACCTATGTAAAAGAGTATAGTGATAAACTTATAAAAGAGATTATTTTAAGGGAAAAAAGAAGAGGTGGACAACTTTTTTATGTACATAATAATATAGCTTCAATAGATGCAAAAAAAGCAGATATAGAAGAGGTTGTACCAAATATCAAAATTGAAGTAATTCACTCAAAAATAAAACCAGCAGATGCTGAAAAAATTGTTGAAAGATTTGATAATAAAGAGTTTGATATTCTTCTAGCTACTTCCATTGTAGAGTCTGGTCTTCACCTTCCAAATGCAAACTCAATAATAATTGATGGAGCAGATAGATTTGGTATTGCAGATCTACACCAATTAAGAGGAAGAGTTGGAAGAAGTGATAAAGAGGGCTTTTGTTATTATGTAGTTGAAGATAAAAAGAAAATTACAAATGATGCTATAAAAAGACTTGTAGCTTTGGAATCAAACTCATATTTAGGAAGTGGTACAGCTTTAGCCCATCAAGATTTAGAGATTAGAGGTGGGGGAAATATTATTGGTGAAGCCCAAAGTGGTCATATCAAACAAATTGGTTATGGCTTATATCTTAAGATGTTAGAAGATGCACTTGCAACTCTTAGTGGAGATACAAAAGAGGAAGCTAAAACCGTTGATATTAAACTTGCAATTTCAGCATATATTAGTAGTGATTATATAGTTGAAGATAGAGTTAGACTTGAATTATATAGAAGATTATCAAAATGTCAAAATAGAGATGAAGTTTATATAATAGAAGAAGAGATGGAGGATAGATTTGGAAAACCTGATACTCCAACAAAACAATTCTTAGAACTTATTATTATAAAAATTCTTGCCTTATCAAAATCTATTAAAACAATTAGTTCATATGAGATGAATGTAACATTTACAAAAAGTGATGATACTAAAGAAACAATCAAAAGTCCTAGTAAAGATGACGATGATATTATTGATACAACTTTGAAATATTTAAGAAAATAA
- a CDS encoding response regulator, which translates to MSDKIYEIAVVDDETEILGMIQKYLGKVGKYKVTTFSNPVVAVDSVEKGKYDLILLDIMMPQMTGLEALEKIIEKNPSQKVCMMTAYSTLDKVLKSHKEGATNYVMKPFSSLQALETKIKNILDS; encoded by the coding sequence ATGAGTGATAAAATTTATGAAATAGCAGTTGTTGATGATGAAACTGAAATTTTAGGTATGATACAAAAATATTTAGGAAAAGTGGGAAAATATAAAGTAACAACATTTTCAAACCCTGTTGTAGCAGTTGATTCTGTAGAAAAAGGTAAATATGATTTAATTCTTTTAGATATTATGATGCCACAAATGACTGGATTAGAAGCTTTGGAAAAAATTATTGAAAAAAATCCTTCTCAGAAAGTTTGTATGATGACTGCATATTCTACATTAGATAAAGTTTTAAAATCTCATAAAGAGGGTGCAACAAATTATGTAATGAAACCTTTTTCTTCTTTGCAAGCGTTAGAAACAAAGATTAAAAATATATTAGATTCTTAA
- a CDS encoding aminoacetone oxidase family FAD-binding enzyme, protein MFASQIKNRNICLIESNSKIGQKIKVSGGAKCNITNEKVSSDNYLGDRKLSSFVLKEFSNKDLLNFLNNNGVYPKINPKIVKGTYFCQSSQDVINMFSKTTSHVKKFLNTKVVDVDFNEIFTIKTDSQNIKAKKLVVASGGLSYEGLGASSIAFDIAKKFGHTVTKLNPALVGFTVQKEQFWFKKLSGLSIMAKAKVENKSFYGSLLFAHKGCSGPIILNSSLYWKKGKMSFDFLPNKKIKKLLTGNALISSRIPLPKRFMQEFLNSIKVEDKPCNKLNIEELKSLETIHNYEFSPAGNFGYTKAEVTKGGISTDEIDFQSMESLKQKDLYFLGECLDVTGELGGYNFQFAFSSAVSCANRI, encoded by the coding sequence ATGTTTGCCTCACAAATAAAAAATAGAAATATTTGTTTAATAGAAAGCAACTCTAAAATAGGACAAAAAATAAAAGTTAGCGGTGGAGCTAAATGCAATATTACAAATGAAAAAGTAAGTAGTGATAACTATTTAGGGGATAGGAAACTTAGCTCTTTTGTTTTGAAAGAGTTTTCAAATAAAGATCTATTGAATTTTCTAAATAACAACGGTGTATATCCCAAAATAAATCCAAAAATAGTAAAAGGTACATATTTTTGTCAATCCTCTCAAGATGTGATAAATATGTTTTCAAAAACAACTAGCCATGTGAAAAAATTTTTAAATACAAAAGTTGTTGATGTAGATTTTAATGAAATATTTACTATTAAGACAGATAGTCAAAATATAAAAGCAAAAAAACTTGTAGTTGCAAGTGGTGGTTTATCCTATGAAGGTTTAGGTGCATCAAGTATTGCTTTTGATATAGCAAAAAAGTTTGGACATACAGTTACAAAATTAAATCCTGCACTTGTAGGATTTACAGTACAAAAAGAGCAATTTTGGTTTAAAAAATTAAGTGGTTTATCTATTATGGCAAAAGCAAAAGTTGAAAATAAATCTTTTTATGGTTCTTTACTTTTTGCACATAAAGGGTGTTCTGGTCCAATAATTTTAAATAGTTCCTTATATTGGAAAAAAGGAAAAATGAGTTTTGATTTTTTACCAAATAAAAAAATAAAAAAACTTTTAACTGGAAATGCCTTGATAAGTTCAAGAATTCCACTTCCTAAAAGATTTATGCAAGAGTTTTTAAACTCAATTAAAGTTGAGGATAAACCTTGTAATAAGTTAAATATTGAAGAGTTAAAAAGCCTTGAGACAATACATAACTATGAGTTTTCCCCTGCGGGTAATTTTGGTTATACAAAAGCCGAAGTTACAAAAGGTGGGATATCTACTGATGAAATAGATTTTCAATCTATGGAAAGTTTAAAACAAAAAGATTTATATTTTTTAGGTGAATGTTTAGATGTTACAGGTGAACTTGGAGGTTATAACTTTCAGTTTGCTTTTTCTAGTGCTGTATCTTGTGCAAATAGAATTTAA
- a CDS encoding Spy/CpxP family protein refolding chaperone: MKTKVLMAVALTGLLGTGLYAYGGNMQSMQKGMSCPSGMNNSMMMKKQKKMRSHGVMSLLRDLNLTSEQMKDIQSIKQELMKKRTRPTVAFTKEGFDKEKYIQIMKQKRDNMLESKAEMIDKVYKVLTSEQKEQLKVLMDLRAERMSTMMNKRMRF, translated from the coding sequence ATGAAAACAAAAGTATTAATGGCAGTAGCACTTACTGGATTATTAGGAACTGGTCTTTATGCATATGGTGGAAATATGCAAAGTATGCAAAAAGGTATGAGTTGTCCTAGTGGAATGAACAATTCTATGATGATGAAAAAACAAAAAAAAATGAGAAGTCATGGAGTAATGAGTCTTTTAAGAGATTTAAATTTAACTTCTGAACAAATGAAAGATATTCAAAGTATCAAACAAGAGTTAATGAAAAAAAGAACAAGACCTACAGTTGCTTTTACAAAAGAAGGCTTTGATAAAGAGAAATATATTCAAATAATGAAACAAAAAAGAGATAATATGCTAGAATCAAAAGCTGAAATGATTGATAAAGTGTATAAAGTCTTAACTTCTGAACAAAAAGAACAATTAAAAGTTCTTATGGATTTAAGAGCAGAAAGAATGAGTACAATGATGAATAAAAGGATGAGATTTTGA
- a CDS encoding choline BCCT transporter BetT translates to MNSKLNKHVFFTSSGIIALLALFASIFPKFADSFFKNLQNVIVQNGSWFYVLTVAIILITVFYLALSKYGDIKLGPDHSTADYSYLSWFAMLFSAGMGIGLMFFGVAEPVMHFLNPPVGEGSTIEAAKEALRITFFHWGLHAWAIYAIVAIILAFFSYRHNLPLTLRSALYPLIGDKIYGPIGHAVDIFAVIGTLFGVATSLGYGVLQVNTGLNYLWDIPVSPTSQVILIIGITALATLSVTTGLDKGIKILSEINLVLAVLLLLFVLVAGNTIFLLQAYVQNVGDYASNLLKSTFNLFAYQKTDWIGGWTILYWAWWISWSPFVGLFIARISRGRTIREFTLGVLLVPTGFTLMWMTFFGNSAISLILDDGFVAFGEIVKNNVPVAIFAFLEHFSFSGLTSIVATVMVIVFFVTSSDSGSMVIDMLCSNGNDKTPIWQRVYWAVGEGVIASILILVGGLSALQTMTIASALPFSIVLLIACYGLMKALRVDIAKKESLLYSPTQITTTSNTADWDARLSNIIDFPSKNNVKRFIQKIASPAITDVAEELKKHELDVSINESDEGISLTVFLGEEGNFGENKNFIYKVKLVPRVKPSFAVDEKDDNERSEEELYYCAVVHLIEGGQDYDIMGWSKDGIRNDIVDHYQKHMHFIHLLS, encoded by the coding sequence TTGAACTCAAAATTAAATAAACATGTTTTTTTTACATCATCTGGAATAATTGCTTTATTAGCATTATTTGCTTCAATTTTTCCAAAATTTGCAGATTCATTTTTCAAAAACTTACAAAATGTAATTGTACAAAATGGAAGTTGGTTTTATGTTCTAACTGTAGCTATTATTTTAATCACTGTATTTTACTTGGCATTATCAAAATACGGTGATATTAAATTAGGTCCTGATCATTCTACAGCAGATTATTCATATCTTTCATGGTTTGCTATGCTTTTTTCAGCAGGGATGGGTATTGGTCTTATGTTTTTTGGTGTTGCTGAACCAGTAATGCATTTTTTAAACCCACCTGTGGGAGAAGGAAGTACAATTGAGGCTGCAAAAGAAGCTTTGAGAATCACATTTTTTCACTGGGGACTTCATGCTTGGGCAATATATGCAATTGTTGCAATTATCTTAGCATTTTTTAGTTATAGACATAACTTACCTTTAACATTAAGATCGGCACTTTATCCTTTAATTGGAGATAAAATATATGGACCTATTGGACATGCTGTTGATATTTTTGCAGTTATTGGTACTTTATTTGGGGTTGCCACATCTTTAGGTTATGGTGTTCTTCAAGTAAATACAGGACTTAACTATTTATGGGATATACCAGTAAGTCCCACTTCACAAGTTATTTTGATTATTGGAATAACTGCTCTAGCTACACTTTCAGTAACAACAGGACTTGATAAAGGTATCAAAATTTTATCAGAGATAAATCTTGTATTGGCCGTGTTACTTTTACTTTTTGTTTTAGTTGCAGGAAATACTATTTTCTTACTTCAAGCATATGTACAAAATGTTGGGGATTATGCTTCAAACTTATTAAAAAGTACCTTTAATCTTTTTGCTTATCAAAAAACAGATTGGATAGGTGGTTGGACTATTCTCTATTGGGCATGGTGGATATCTTGGTCACCATTTGTTGGTTTATTTATTGCAAGAATTTCTAGGGGTAGAACAATTAGAGAATTCACACTTGGTGTTCTTCTTGTTCCAACAGGATTTACTTTGATGTGGATGACTTTTTTTGGTAACTCAGCTATTAGTCTAATTTTAGATGACGGATTCGTTGCCTTTGGAGAAATTGTTAAAAATAATGTACCTGTAGCAATATTTGCATTTTTAGAGCACTTTAGTTTTAGTGGTTTAACTTCAATTGTGGCAACAGTTATGGTAATTGTATTTTTCGTAACATCATCAGACTCAGGTTCTATGGTTATTGATATGCTTTGTTCAAATGGAAATGATAAGACACCTATTTGGCAAAGGGTTTATTGGGCTGTAGGAGAAGGGGTAATTGCCTCTATATTAATTTTAGTTGGTGGATTAAGTGCTTTACAAACAATGACTATTGCTAGTGCCCTGCCCTTTTCCATTGTCTTATTAATTGCCTGCTATGGTTTAATGAAAGCCTTAAGAGTAGATATAGCAAAAAAAGAGAGTTTATTATATAGTCCAACTCAAATCACAACTACAAGTAATACTGCTGATTGGGATGCAAGGTTAAGTAATATAATTGATTTCCCATCTAAAAACAATGTAAAAAGGTTTATTCAAAAAATTGCATCTCCTGCTATTACTGATGTTGCTGAAGAGTTAAAAAAACATGAATTAGATGTTTCTATAAATGAAAGTGATGAGGGGATATCTCTAACTGTCTTTCTTGGAGAAGAAGGAAACTTTGGAGAAAACAAAAACTTTATTTATAAAGTTAAACTTGTACCTAGAGTTAAACCAAGTTTTGCAGTTGATGAAAAAGATGATAATGAAAGAAGCGAAGAAGAACTATATTATTGTGCAGTTGTACACCTAATTGAAGGTGGACAAGATTACGATATTATGGGATGGTCAAAAGATGGAATTAGAAATGATATAGTTGACCATTATCAAAAACATATGCACTTTATCCATTTATTAAGTTAG
- a CDS encoding ArsS family sensor histidine kinase — translation MNRESIFFTITISFFISILLVIVSFGILMIGNQKRVEHYLFEKYRPVSQMIFKHHFRNGSFDERFYESLKSLNFNMISEMPSINGVTYNPKTKILVQRRYKDILFRVLQLNNKQYLYLKKRNNTFLIEDKNDLTVDSKIYIILGFAIILITLILSFLVTLRKLMPIKILKDKVSTLGEENFDFECCDTNRKDEVSLLAKEFKLSAKKLKKLKEARNVFIRNIMHELKTPITKGKFLTELERNEENYEKLKEVFNRLESLINEFASIEELISSSKNIEKKHYFLDDIIDNAKDILMLDDELVIEDFENVKLDINFKLFSIAIKNLIDNAIKYSDDRKVIIKNSNEDIIFENSGKELEFDLEKYYEPFFANEEKIKNSFGLGLYIVNNILKANNYILEYEYKDNKNIFICKKEEK, via the coding sequence ATGAATAGAGAATCAATATTTTTTACAATAACAATAAGTTTTTTCATTTCCATATTACTAGTTATAGTTAGTTTTGGTATTTTAATGATTGGAAATCAAAAAAGAGTAGAACATTATTTATTTGAAAAATATCGACCAGTATCACAAATGATTTTTAAACATCATTTTCGAAATGGCAGTTTTGATGAAAGATTTTATGAAAGTTTAAAATCACTTAATTTTAATATGATTTCAGAAATGCCTTCGATAAATGGTGTAACATACAATCCAAAAACAAAAATTTTAGTGCAGAGAAGATACAAAGATATACTTTTTAGAGTTTTACAATTAAATAATAAGCAATATTTATATCTTAAAAAACGAAATAATACATTTTTAATTGAAGATAAAAATGATTTAACTGTAGATTCTAAAATATATATAATTTTAGGTTTTGCAATAATATTAATCACCTTGATTTTATCTTTTCTTGTAACCCTAAGAAAACTTATGCCAATAAAAATACTAAAAGATAAGGTTAGTACCTTAGGGGAAGAAAATTTTGACTTTGAATGTTGTGATACAAATAGAAAAGATGAGGTGTCTTTATTAGCAAAAGAGTTTAAACTTAGTGCTAAAAAATTAAAAAAATTAAAAGAAGCTAGAAATGTATTTATTAGAAATATAATGCATGAATTAAAAACTCCAATCACAAAAGGGAAGTTTCTTACAGAATTGGAAAGAAATGAAGAAAACTATGAGAAACTAAAAGAGGTATTTAATAGGTTAGAATCCTTAATTAATGAATTTGCTTCAATTGAGGAATTAATATCTTCTTCAAAAAATATTGAAAAAAAACATTATTTTTTAGATGATATTATTGATAATGCAAAAGATATTTTGATGTTAGATGATGAATTAGTAATAGAAGATTTTGAGAATGTAAAGCTTGATATCAATTTTAAACTTTTTTCTATAGCTATTAAAAATTTAATTGACAATGCAATTAAATATTCAGATGATAGAAAAGTTATTATAAAAAATAGCAATGAAGATATAATTTTTGAAAATAGTGGAAAAGAGTTAGAATTTGATTTAGAAAAGTATTATGAACCATTTTTTGCCAATGAAGAAAAAATTAAAAATTCATTTGGATTAGGTTTATATATTGTTAATAATATTTTAAAAGCGAATAACTATATTTTAGAGTATGAATACAAAGACAATAAAAATATTTTTATTTGTAAAAAGGAAGAGAAATAG
- a CDS encoding response regulator transcription factor, translating to MIKIAMVEDDLELAEVLTQYLKQYNIEVTNYEEPYLALSSLRINKFDLIILDLTLPGMDGLDVCKEVVKNFDIPIIISSARSDITDKVTALQLGADDYLPKPYDPRELEVRIKTILRRFNHNNEDVKEKKSKLFNLDLEKKEITKDGKYIKLTAAEYEVLSLMIKREGFVISREDIFENSDLMNSDYESSGSLAVIINRIRHKIEESPKEPQYLHTIRGMGYKFTNE from the coding sequence TTGATAAAAATTGCTATGGTAGAAGATGATTTAGAATTAGCAGAAGTTCTAACCCAATACTTAAAGCAGTATAATATTGAAGTTACAAACTATGAGGAGCCATATTTGGCTCTAAGTAGTCTAAGAATAAATAAATTCGATCTAATAATTTTAGATTTAACTCTTCCAGGAATGGATGGTTTGGATGTTTGTAAAGAGGTTGTAAAAAATTTTGATATACCGATTATAATATCAAGTGCTAGAAGTGATATAACTGACAAAGTAACTGCTTTACAATTAGGTGCTGATGATTATTTACCAAAACCCTATGATCCAAGGGAACTAGAAGTTAGAATAAAAACAATCTTAAGAAGATTTAATCATAATAATGAGGATGTAAAAGAGAAAAAATCTAAACTTTTCAATCTTGATTTAGAAAAAAAAGAGATTACAAAAGATGGTAAATATATAAAATTGACTGCTGCTGAATATGAGGTTTTGTCATTGATGATAAAAAGGGAAGGTTTTGTAATAAGTAGAGAAGATATTTTTGAAAATTCAGATTTAATGAATTCAGATTATGAAAGTTCAGGTTCATTAGCTGTTATTATAAATAGAATAAGACATAAAATAGAAGAGAGTCCAAAAGAACCGCAATATTTACATACAATTAGAGGAATGGGGTACAAGTTTACAAATGAATAG
- a CDS encoding methyl-accepting chemotaxis protein — protein sequence MFFSGSKVKEEENLQLKNEIERLKEQLQQKDQKIESLQEELKSSISSDELNKIKEELDIYVQMAGFSQSEGLIVFGKNDEVFFRNKNTIEHGVDEKIVLNAVKESSDRVILNDCEASVAIKQFNDYTIVSLKQTSIHDKKDGGLLERHNKNMTNSLSSTQNTYLSLLDELKSMMTESKDTADGSTKGLNLTNNIVQDTEKLHSEIETEHEVVSSLVSKSKDISDVINIIQEIAFQTNILSLNAAVEAATAGEAGKGFAVVAQEVRNLANRSAEAATQIKNVVDSIQMETGRIKKSSESVAVVVNETKDRVLVLSELMNSFQRNANRAVYEVESISNKIFINLAKLDHVIYKNNLYQLIFGGEHNFNPVDHHNCRLGKWYETGLGKEEFSMVPSYKHLEKHHSIVHDEANSLAKECSGHSVSCSKQLIETKIEFVEDSSEQVFIYLDRILEEKNNLIMKEAASKLFDE from the coding sequence ATGTTTTTTTCAGGTTCTAAAGTAAAAGAGGAAGAGAATCTCCAATTAAAAAATGAGATAGAAAGGTTAAAAGAACAACTACAACAAAAAGATCAAAAGATTGAATCTTTACAAGAAGAGTTAAAAAGTTCAATATCAAGTGATGAATTAAATAAAATAAAAGAAGAACTTGATATTTATGTTCAAATGGCAGGCTTCTCTCAAAGCGAAGGTTTAATAGTATTTGGAAAAAATGATGAAGTTTTTTTTAGAAATAAAAATACTATTGAACATGGGGTAGATGAAAAAATTGTATTAAATGCAGTTAAAGAATCTTCAGATCGAGTTATCTTAAATGATTGTGAAGCTTCCGTAGCAATTAAACAATTTAATGACTACACAATTGTATCGTTAAAACAAACTTCAATTCATGATAAAAAAGATGGCGGTTTATTGGAAAGACACAATAAAAATATGACTAACTCTTTATCTTCTACACAAAATACATATTTGAGTTTATTAGATGAATTGAAATCAATGATGACAGAATCTAAAGATACAGCTGATGGTTCTACAAAAGGGTTAAATCTTACTAATAATATTGTTCAAGATACTGAAAAATTACACAGTGAAATTGAAACTGAACATGAAGTTGTTAGTTCTTTAGTTTCAAAAAGTAAAGATATTTCAGATGTTATTAATATTATTCAAGAAATAGCATTTCAAACAAATATTCTTTCACTTAATGCAGCAGTTGAAGCTGCAACTGCTGGTGAAGCAGGAAAAGGTTTTGCAGTAGTTGCACAAGAAGTGAGAAATCTCGCAAATAGATCAGCAGAAGCTGCAACTCAAATAAAAAATGTAGTAGATTCAATCCAAATGGAAACAGGAAGAATTAAAAAGAGTTCTGAAAGTGTTGCTGTTGTAGTAAATGAAACTAAAGATAGAGTTTTGGTTTTAAGTGAATTAATGAATAGTTTCCAAAGAAATGCTAACAGAGCTGTTTATGAAGTTGAAAGTATTTCTAATAAAATATTTATAAACTTAGCTAAATTAGACCATGTAATATATAAAAATAATTTATATCAATTAATATTTGGTGGAGAACATAACTTTAATCCTGTTGACCACCATAATTGTAGACTTGGTAAATGGTATGAAACTGGATTAGGTAAAGAAGAGTTTAGTATGGTTCCTTCATATAAACATCTTGAAAAACACCATTCAATTGTACATGATGAAGCTAATTCATTAGCTAAAGAGTGTTCTGGACATTCTGTTTCATGCTCTAAACAATTGATTGAAACAAAAATAGAGTTCGTTGAAGATTCAAGTGAGCAAGTATTTATTTATTTAGACAGAATTTTAGAAGAGAAAAATAATTTGATTATGAAAGAAGCTGCATCTAAGCTTTTTGATGAATAA